A region of the Primulina eburnea isolate SZY01 chromosome 7, ASM2296580v1, whole genome shotgun sequence genome:
ATGTTAAGGCTCTACTAAAATCTCGATCTACTAAGTTGTAGGCAATTCTCGGATAAattactcctacaatctttCTTTCGCAGAGATTTCCTGAGAtagttcccagtactgaatcttgaaggttccccattcttttatcttTTATCGCATATACCAGTATCAATGGGTGAATCTattccttctttgaaagtagcttttatcaaaatctggattgctccgatatgaatctaggacatagtccttgctacttctatcttgagtttttataattcctccttaatttcttcggaagaAATTagttgcatctccattctatttgaTGTAAGTTCCATAGGAATTGTCATTTCCCTTCTgaaaactttatagattagatgatactttctgtttcttaggccaagacttcctaaaaaattttctacctgtcctgcagagaattcttgatatctctgtagactaggattttctctcatgattctttgaaccatattacgagatattgttgtctggctaaataatccagacaaatcttcatgtgtttcgtatCGAAACACTTCGTCTTCAGTCAAATTTCGATTTTGTTCCATCAGATTTTTCTAACtcaagacttcttcttcttcatatatactttcatctgaggcaatgtcctcaaatcggtatacctgAATAAGATCTTGATAATAAACTGCTTTTTCAATATACGGGGTTGGATCAAAACGTTTAATACATCTTGTTTCATTTTCTAAGAACttgttattttgaatcataatTTTATCTTAGTATTCTGATAAGTTCTTTCTTGATATCTAACCTTAGTTAGATCTTCCTGTTGCAAATATTCCAGAGTTCTGGaatatttcttttaaataaataatctcgAACCTGGGTTCGGATTCATGTAATTTGAGAAAATTTTCCTCCtcaaacatttaattacttggtaataataatttgtatgtttgaaataattttacctAGGCTCTGATACTATTTTTGGCTCAAAAAATCAATCACTTGAATATGAGGGTTTTTTTGTCACATTTTTGGTTTTAAGGGAGTTTGGGCAAAGTTTTTGAGGGGTATGGAGTTAAGATAAAGTGAGTTTGGGTTTGGGGATTTAAAACCAATTTTCTCATAATATAGAACCTTGTTTTttcagaatttaacatcacatTCCATAACTACATAAGAATATcatatccaattttttttttttttaccacgAAATCTGTTGTCCGTTGCCACCGTTTTTCAGTCTCAAAATAGCTAATAAATTTGCTCCAAACTTGAAACCAAATTCTTTGGAAGCACTAGAGCAAAAACTAATCACCCTCGTCAGATCATGTAAAACCCTCAAGCAACTCCGACAAATTCAATCCCAGATCATATCAAATGCTGTTGATTCCAGAACTCACCTCGTTACCTCCCATTTTCTGCACAAGGCTTCTTCGTTCCAGGAACTGTGTTACGCCCGGAAAATGTTCGACAAATTGACCAGTCCAAGATTTACGTCTCTTTGGAATGTGATGTCAAAAGGGTATCTCGACAATGATGCGTACAGGGAAGCGATAGCGTTGTTTGGTGATATGATGAGGGAGAATGTGAAGCCCAACTGCTACACATTTCCTGTGGTCTTGAAGTCATGCTGCAAGTTATTGGCTTTCAGAGAAGGTGAGGAAATGCATTGCCTTTCTTTGAAGTTTGGTTTCAAGACGAATACGTATGTAGGAACTACTTTAATTGAGTTTTATTCCGACGGGGGTTCTGTAGCTTGTGCTTATAGAGTGTTTATTGAGATGGTATTGAGGAATGTCGTATCTTGGACTGCAATGATACTTGGGTATATTGCAAATGGTGATTTGGTATCAGGGAGGAGGCTGTTTGATTTGGCACCTGAAAGGGATGTTGTGCTTTGGAACAGGATTGTTTCAGCATACATAGAGTGTGGAGATATGGTGGAAGCTAAGAGGCTTTTCGAACTCATGCCAGATAAAGATTTGATCTCGTGGAATACTTTGTTGAATGGATATGCGAAGAATGGGGATGTTGAAAGATGCGAGAGGTTGTTTGAGGAGATGCAGGATAGGAATATTTTCTCTTGGAATGGATTGATTGGTGGGTATGCTCATAATGGGCGTTTCGTTGAGGTTCTTGGTCTGTTTAAAAGGATGCTGAAGGAGAATGATGTGCAGCCCAATGACGCGACGCTTGTTAACGTGTTAACTGCTTGTGCGAGATTAGGAGCTCTTGATTTTGGTAAATGGGTGCATATATATGCCGAGAACAACGGGTACAAAACGAATATTTATGTCTGTAATGGTTTGATCGAAATGTATGCAAAATGTGGGTTGGTAAGAAGTGCAGTTGACGTGTTTAGGGGCATGATTAAGAAAGATTTAGTTTCATGGAACACGATAATTAATTGTTTAGCGGTGCACAGTCATGGAGCTGATGCATTGAGCCTTTTCAATGAGATGAAATATCGTGGAGAAAAACCAGATGGAATCACTTTCATAGGCATATTATGCGCTTGTTCTCACATGGGATTTGTTAAAGATGGATTAAACTATTTTCAGTCAATGATTAATGAATATTCTATCATACCTCAAATTGAACATTTTGGATGCATGGTTGATCTCTTGGCGCGTGCTGGTGTTTTGGAGCATGCTGTGGAGTTTGTGCAAAAGATGCCTATCAAACCAGATAGTGTCATTTGGAGCACCTTACTTGCAGCTTCTCGAGTTCACAAGAATATAAAATTGGCAGAATTGTCTCTTCAGAAACTCATTGAACTTGATCCACAAAACCCTGCAAACTATGTTATGTTGTCAAATGTTTATGGGGAAGCAAAGAAGTGGGAAGACTTGGCTCGGTTAAAAGTTGCGTTGAGGGATATGGGATCCAAGAAACAGCCGGGTTGCAGTTTGATTGAGACTGAAGATGAAATCTTCGAGTTCTGTGCATTCGATGAAAGGCATTCAAGAACAGAAGAAATATATAACACCCTGAGAGGTTTAACAAAGTTGTCAAGATTATCAGGACACCATCCAGACCACACAGAAATCCTCCTAGAAACTTGAACAGCGCGAATCTGGAGGGGGACGAGCAAGGGCTCTCTAACACCTCTCCCGAATAGATTGTTAGGGCAACCATGATATTGTTCTGACAGAATACTATGGCCTTTATCGACCTTTTGatgaatttgattgatatatatTTTAGGGAGGATGATTAATCCCATCGACTCTCCCTCGGGTCGCCTTTGGACAAGTCCTGAGGTGATTTTCTATGTTCATTGCCAGTGTGTGTGGAAAACTCTTGGGAGTTTAGGTGCCATCGACTAGCCTTTTATATCTACGAAAGTTTATAAGAAAATTtcgattttgttttgcacttcAGATCAACTTATGTTTTTCATTATTGAAAGATGTTTATGTCACTGCATGAAATACATAatgatgaaatttgaaaattaagCAAAAGAAGGAAATGAAAGGAATGTTGCAGCTAGAATGTGTAACATAATTAGTAGTAAACTGAGAAAAAAATTGTTAAGTTTAATATAATTGAGAAAATAAACGACCCATCGAAAATTGTGATCGTTGACAGATATTAGTATTTATCCAGACAGAATAAATAGAACCAAACAGAAACTCAAGTTTAAACTTGTACTAAATGTCCATGTACTAAACTTTCTTATCCCTTCTATTATCTTCAAATTATTAATCTCATCTTACGGTGCCTAAAACATTTCTTATACAATATTTAGTTCATTATATTAGGGGTATTGACTTATTTGATGCTTCGCAGGGAAAACCTATAGGCCCCCCACTATATATCCGACCGTTCATAGGGGGCAATTGTATTTTCCATGTGGTCTCACGTTGGGACGcatatgaaaaaatatatgtGGTACCATTATCGTGGTTATTAAGATGCTACGGTATGAATATGAGAATATCAACTCACCACAAATTCAACTATTATCACTGGTGAAATCGCATGGTCAATGTTAATCTCACATGGAAAATATTTTTGGCAATGGGTGGCTATCAGATCTATCTTGAAGATACTATCATAATAGGTTAAACTCAACCATTTAATAGAGTCGGAAAATATTGTGAGAAATTTGAATCAAATTTATAGTTTGAAGAAAAGTTATGACTCATGAATGTAAGAATGCCATTTGGTTCTACACGGTCGTGACTCATGATTGTAGAAGTATCTTTTTGACTTTCCAATTGAAGACTTTTGACTCTATATATTATTGAGTTAATTGCAAGATTAATAGAGTTAATTAATCTTGTATAGATTTTGGTTTGCATTTGGAGCTTGTAAATAGTATGTATATTTCCtcaatccaaaaatataaaaaatatattttacgaACGCACTCACGATTTCATTCAAGCATTCTCTTGCATTTTATATTGTTAGCTTTTCATTCAGTTTCAGTTAAGTTTTGGTCATAAAGTGAATATACGTTTTCAGTTCGTCGGTGTAGTTATTTCGTGCTAAGTTTCTGCATGTTTTTTTCGTTGTATCCTAGGAACTAGTTGTCCGTCCTGATCTCGAAGCACATTCGGAGAAGACAAATATGTTTTAAGGAAACTGTACTTCGTACAGGCTTCTGTTTTCTTTACTGTTTTAGTTTTGCCTGTTGTATTTTTACAAGAACTTGTTCATTAGTttatgttcaaatttatgtattttttacatgtttattgtactttaattttcttttgagaACTACGACATTTGTTTAACAACCTTAAAACATATATGATATACTCATTACGTGATTTCTTTATGATATGACTTTTGAAACAAACATACGATGGGAAACTGGTCATGTTGGTCCTCATATCACTTTTCCTGGTACGCCTCTAGTCATTCCTCTTATTGCCTGATGTGCTGTTGCAATTTTTGTTCCAGCCGGTCACAGAGAAAAACCAAAGAAGTTCACACCAGTGAACTTCAAAATGTGGCAGCAAAAACCGTTGTTTTAAATAAAGACATTGAACCTAGCCAGATTCCCATATAAGAATGCTCCTAAAATCAAAGAAGGGTGGGGGAGATGTTGAATCCATCAGTACTCTGGAGGCATGAAATCATTATGATTTCCTATGTCGAAATTATGTACTGAATGGATTTTCCAATTCTCTTTATAATGTGTTTTACGAAAAGAAAACGGCTAAAGATCTATGAAAAAATCCCTGGACAAAAAGTACAAAATCGAGAATGTCGGGGCCAAGAAATTTCTTGTAGGTAGCTTTCTAGATTTTAAAATGTTGGGTTCTAAGCCGTTTATCGTTCAAGTTTAAGAAATCCAAGTGATTCTTCATGAGATTCACACTGAGGGGATGACTTTGAGCGAATTCTTTCCAAGTAATTGCTATTGTTCAGAAGCTACCTCTAGCTTGGAACgatttcaaaaattatttgaaactgAAGCGGAATGATATGAATATTGAAAAGCTCATTGTTCGACTTCGCATCGAGGAAGACAACAAGAGTTCTGAAATGCGATTGCTTCCTTTAGTTGTTGTCAAGGtaaattgtaacgccccgaataTTTGAAGGTCAACGCgaatcacatgcatgcaagttattaaattccttgtgtatttcaattaattgttttaattgcataaattaattatattgtgCATGTtgacatatttaaaatatacttttctacatggttgtattaaaatgtatttttaaaagttattcgagttgcgatcgtgGAATGGAGACCGGAggctgaaaaatggaaaatgtttttattaaataattgtttttaattatttaagataTGGTTGatgttttttcatatttttgaaaataaggagtttttgaGGTGATTTATATGCCGAGACGTAATTCTTATCGATGTTAGATCTTCAACAGAAATACAAACGTATTGACAagccggctaataaattcacaaactttagtaaacaaaataattttaattatcacTAATGAACTTATTGAGCCTAATTAACTTTGCTAATAGGCATAAGCTATTATTagtgatttaattaatatttaaagggCAATTCACCCCATAATTCACACATAAACTCACGCCTCCCTCACCATCAGATTACCAAGACTCTTTTTGCTCTTAACCACATGGCACACACCATCAAAAAACAAAGAAAGCTTTGAAAATTTCAAGGGTTCTTCAAGTTATCGTTCTTCGATTCGTCAACAATAATTTGTGCATTAAAAACGCAAAGGCATGTCATCTCTTTCCTTTACTCATCCATCACACTATAGTATTTGTTTAAAGATGTTTTACATGAAAAACAAGGGACACTTTGTTATATTTTCGTTTATGCGTCCAAGGTGATATTTAAAGCTTGTTTTTTTGTACCAAAAACATGTTTTATATCTacctaaaggggctgccatgaattaGGATGGTAAGGGGCATGTTTTACACAAGGGTCCTAGACACACACAAACCATGTTGCACTCGAAGGAACAAAATCTGGAAACGAAACATGTGATAGGGAgtttggttgcatggcatggctCAGTTGTAACCAGGGCTGGGCTAGGCTAGGTCAAGTCACTAGGGCCCTAGGAGGGGCTCAAGGGTCAGGTTCAGGGGCTGGCTTGTTGGTTAAGTGGCTAAGCAAGAAAACACGGAGTCCTAGTCTAGGT
Encoded here:
- the LOC140837164 gene encoding pentatricopeptide repeat-containing protein At1g74630-like, which produces MFDKLTSPRFTSLWNVMSKGYLDNDAYREAIALFGDMMRENVKPNCYTFPVVLKSCCKLLAFREGEEMHCLSLKFGFKTNTYVGTTLIEFYSDGGSVACAYRVFIEMVLRNVVSWTAMILGYIANGDLVSGRRLFDLAPERDVVLWNRIVSAYIECGDMVEAKRLFELMPDKDLISWNTLLNGYAKNGDVERCERLFEEMQDRNIFSWNGLIGGYAHNGRFVEVLGLFKRMLKENDVQPNDATLVNVLTACARLGALDFGKWVHIYAENNGYKTNIYVCNGLIEMYAKCGLVRSAVDVFRGMIKKDLVSWNTIINCLAVHSHGADALSLFNEMKYRGEKPDGITFIGILCACSHMGFVKDGLNYFQSMINEYSIIPQIEHFGCMVDLLARAGVLEHAVEFVQKMPIKPDSVIWSTLLAASRVHKNIKLAELSLQKLIELDPQNPANYVMLSNVYGEAKKWEDLARLKVALRDMGSKKQPGCSLIETEDEIFEFCAFDERHSRTEEIYNTLRGLTKLSRLSGHHPDHTEILLET